GTATTCATCGGTCTGCAATAAGGTTACAGGCCTCAAACCGGCCTGCACCTGTGCGCCATTCACAAGAGTCGCACGATTCGCGGAAAAGACCTTGTCGAAAAACGCCTGACGGTCAGCAGTGCTTGCCGCCGGGATGCCAGCCTGAGTGTAGGCCAGCGCCGCTGCACCAGTATTTGATATGAGTTGTGCAAAAAAGTTGGCCTGACTAATAGAAAATTGGGGAACATCGCAAACCTTAGCACTTTGAGGAACGGATACACTGGTGCCAGGAATAATTGTATCGCTCGCATTTGCTTTGACGAACCCAGTGACCGGAACACTTGCGCCGTTTTGGCATAGACTGGCAATCCAGCTTTTAAGCGTGCCATATGTCGTCCCAACAGGCAATGTGGAAGTGATCATAATACGCTGGGATGCATCAAGCAGGCTTTTTGCATACGCTATACCCGATTCAGCGGAGTATTGAGCAGGCAGTATTGCTTTTTGTTCACCTGTTGTGCGGCGTGCCGAGAGTGAAAGATTTGCCGAAACGACAAGTAGTGCCGCCAACATTAGTACAGCCAACAGGACAACAACGATTAGTGCTGCGCCCTCTTCCCGCGTCTTACTCTTCATAGGCTTAACTATGCCGCAAGAGGTCTTACGAAAAAACACCCATTTAGGGGAGTAGGTTAGGTTATGTCTCAAGCCTCATCTCATCAGCCTTTAGCCTCTGCCCTCCCCCGTCCCCTCGACTTCGCCTACCCCTCCAACCGCTGGGCCGCAGCAGGCCTTGGCCTCGGCATCCTGACCGCCAAAGTGCTGGGACACTCTTGGCCGGGCAGCCTCCGCATTGGATTAGGAACGTTCAGCAGTTGGGCCATTGCCCGCGAACTCGACCCCGACGTTTCAGATACGGCGCTGGCCGCCATGCCGCTGGCTTTCTTGGCTTTGCTGGCGCGGCCCAGCAGTACCGAAGCCCACCAAGCTGAGCCGCTGAGCAGTCTGCGCCACGCGTTGCCCGCCTTCACCGCCCTCAGCAGCACGCGGACACTGGCCGCCACCGTAGGCGTCAAAACCAGTCCGCAAGACGCCGCCGCGCTGGGTGTTCAAGCGGCGCTCAGCGCCCTGAGCAGCGGCCATGTCGTCAGCTTGATGCCGAGCGCAGCACTAACTTGGTCAAGCGAATTTGAGGACGACTTCAGCGCCCCACCTCTGTCGGGTGTGGCGGTGGCGGCGGCTGGAGCGCTGCCCACCTCAGCGACGGGCGCGGGCAGCAGCGTTCTGAGCGATCTCCTGAGCCTCGCGGCACTCGGGCTCGGCGCACAACTCACCGCCCCCGAACGGATCAGCAGCCGCTGTGACGAAGTTCCCACACTTGTTTCATCGCAGCGGGTACGGGCGGCCCGCCTGCTCAGCCTTGGTACGCTGGGACTGGCTCTCCTGAGGCGCGAAACCTTAGCGCTCGCTCCACTGGCCGCTGCTTGTATCAGTGTGGGAGCAAGGCGAGCCTTCAAACGTTGAGAGAAGGTGAATTGTGTGGACTCTAGTCAACCTCGTTTAGGGCTTGAAAAAGCGCCAATTGTATGCAAAGACCGTCAAAGCAACCTTGAGGCAGAGCGATGTGAGCGTTTTGATCTGTCCCCAGCGAATTCCAGCGCTAATTAAAACGGAAAAAACAGTCTCAATGCGCTTGCGTGCGTCTGCGTATTCTTCCTTCCAGCGAGGATCACAGGTTTTGGCGTTCTTTTCGGGTGGCGTAAGATTGGCCCCATCCAGATAAGCTTTATCCCCAATGATTTTGGGTGCGCCGTAGGCCACCCAATTCCCATTCAGGTCATAACCAGCGATCAAGTCATGCTGATGAGCTGGGCGAATCAAGTACTGCGCCAGTTTGCCGTCGAGCGTACTCCACGCATGGCATTTGAAGCCGTAGACGCTGCCTTGCGTTCCGTACCCCTTGGTTGCAGCCCGAACTTTGCAGCGAGCGGCTCGTTTTGAACGACAGACCGGGAATGGAAATGAATCAATCAGGCAAAAGTCAAGGTCTTCGACCTCGACACAGAGGCTTTCAATGGTGGGCAACAGCCGCTTAAGACGTACATTTGCCTGCGTCAAACTGGGAAGGTGCGGACAGAAGTTGAGTTTGATGAATGACCACCAGCACGAGAAATAAGGTTGCTTATGGGATTTTTGAAGTATGGCGATGGCGACCAACTCGGCGTCGTTGGCTTTTTCGTTGGATTGCCGGACTTTGGGCGGCATCTTCGGAGCGAGCTAAGTCTGGAGAACTTGTAGCGACGCTGAGATGGGCAGTAAGCTGAGATCGGGATGGCACATTGCACCGTCCCTTTAGGATCTTCTATCTGTCGCTGCAACCCCTACACTGGGTAGTCAATGAAGCTGAAATGCAGAAAAACCGCTGATTCGGCAACTTTTACAGCAGTCTTGGCGAGATCTCTACCCTACACTTAGGTATGATAGGCATCCCCAGACAAATCACTTTGGTGCTAGCCACTTTACTCACCCTCCTAATGAATTATCTCTCGAATGCGCTGCCCCTGTTTGGCAACAGCAACGGTGAGATTTCCGATCTGCTGCCCAACGCTTTTACGCCAGCGGGGCTGACCTTCGCTATTTGGGGCGTGATCTTTTTGGGACTGCTGGCCTTCGCCGTTTACCAAGCGCTGCCGGGGCAACGCGGCCCGCGTTACGATGCACTGTTTTGGCCTTATCTGCTGGCCAATCTGCTGAATGTCGGCTGGCTGGTGGCCTTCCAGAGCCTTCACTTCGGGCTGAGCGTGGTGGTGATGCTGGCGTTGCTGGGGTCACTAATCTGGTTGTACCTGCGCCTCAAGGAGCTGGACTTGAAAGGCGGCGAAGCGCTGGCACTAGGCATCCCCACCAGCTTGTATCTGGGCTGGATCGCGGTGGCCACCATCGCCAACGTTACGGCTTGGTTGGTCAGCCTCGGCTTTACTGCAGGGCTAGCCGGTCTAAGCGGCCCGGTGTGGTCCGCACTTTTGGTCGTGGTGGCTTCAGGGGTAGGAGCCTTTTTGCTGCGGACCAATCGCGACTTCGCCGTGATGGGCGTGATTTTGTGGGCTTACTACGGCGTGTATCTGGCCCGCCCGCAGGAGCTGACAGTCACGCTGGGCTTGGTACTGGGTGTGGTGGTGCTGTTGGCCGCCGCTTTTGCCAAGCGCGGTAAACCCGGCAGCGGCGCGAGGCGGCTGAGCGCTTAAGGTCTTGAACTAGAGACTTCAATCCTAAAGGCTCAGCTCCACCAACAGCCGCTCCATCACCGCTTCTACGTCCAGCCCGCGCTTCATGGCAAGGTCAGCTTCTAAAATTCGGCTGAGGTGTGACCTGACTTGGCCCTCGGTAAGCTTACGGGCAACTTCTAGGGCTTTCTTGGCTGGATAAGGCTTGACGCCCAGCCGCTGGGCCGCTTCCGTCTCGGAGACTCGCCCGCCTCCTTGCAGTAAAGCCGCGCTGCGGGCCACCAAGCTGTATTGCCACACCACCACGCCCATCAGCTTGAAAGGGTCTTCGCCGCTGGAGAGCAGTCGGCGGAGCTGGCCGAGCGCCTCAGCGGGCCGCCCAGACGTGGCCGCACCCAACATGACAAACGAATCGCCGGGCGTCTCGCGGCCCACCACCTGCTGCACCAGCTCACGGCCAAACGAACCACTGGGCGGCCCCGCGAGGAAAGCCAGCTTGTTAAGTTCGGCGGCGATGCCCGCCAGATCCGTACCGAAGACCTCGGCCAAATACAGCGCCGCTTCCTTGGCGAGTTTGAGGTTGCTGGCTTTGGCCCGCGCCGTGACCCAGCCGGCCACCTCGCCGGTTTTGCTGGGTGAAGGCACCGCAACGTGTTCGCCGTGCTGCTGATAATGCTTGACGCGGGTCGCCGCGCCCAAAGGGTCGAGGACCACCACCAATGCGCCGGGCGTGGCCAAGACTTCCAGTAGCGCTTTATCAGGGCGCACCCCTTCTAAATCCACCAGTGCCGCCGATTCACCAAACAAGCTGGGAGCCAGCAGCGGAGCGAGCTGCGGCGGGGTCACGTCTTCACCGCCCAGGCGCGGCAAATCGCGCAGATGCAGGCCGCGCTGAGCAAGAGACTCGCGGGCGGCTTCCTCAATCAGAAAACGGTTGCCCGAAAACGCCAAGATCATGCGTGGGTTTTCTTGAGGCGGCGCTGTTCACGGTGCAGAGTGCTCGGCGAGAAAATGGCAGCCCAAGCTTCTGAGAGCAGCGCCGCCATCTGCTGAGCAGTTTGCGGGCGCTGAGCAGGGTCGCGCTGCAAAGCCCGTTCAATCACCGGATGCAGCTCATTTGGGCCGGGCAGCGGCAAACGCTCGCTCGACAAGCCCACCAGCCAGCCGAGCGCGTCGGGGTGCGGCGGCTCACCGGCCAGGCAATCAAAGAGCAAGCCGCCCGCCGCATAAAGGTCGCTGCGGGCATCGCCGCGCACGCCCTGAAACTGCTCGGGGGCCATAAACTGCGGCGTACCCATGCGGGTGCCCGCGTGAAGATCGTCTTTGAGGCGCTTGTCGTGGGCCATGCCGAAATCGGCGACGCGCACACACTCGGCGCTGGCCACACCGCCCAACAGCATCACGTTTTCTGGTTTGAGATCGTGGTGGGTCACGCCCTGCGCGTGAAAAAATCGGGCGGCCGTCAAGACGCCTTGGGTCACGGACACTGCTTCGGCCACGCTCAAGCGGCGAGAATCGAGCAGCTCGCGCAGGCTGCACCCTTCAATAAAGGGGAACACCAATTGTTCTTGGGTATGCGCCAGGAGCGGCACAATCGCCGGATGCATCAAACGCTGCACCACCCGGCCCTCGTGATGAAACCGCACCCGGAAGTCCGGATCGCTGCTGCTCAGCGACTTGACGAAAACCTCATGCCCCTGCCAGCACCCACGTTCCAGCCGCACACCGCCGCGCACTCCCAGCACAACCGGATTGGCAACAGTGATGGTGGGCGTAATAACAGACGAGTGGCGAGACAAAGCAGACATTTGTAGGAGTATAAAGACGAATGCTTCACAGCGTTGTCACTTATACCCCCAATGGCTTTGTCACTCTTAATTGTTTGAGTGGTCATCTTCATTTAACTGACAACAAAGTAAACCGCCTCACGCCCTCGACGTGTCAGCACGCTACCTTAACAACCATGTCTGCCCCTTCTCCCTTTCAGCGCCCACGTCGCCTGCGCCGCACAGCCGCTCTCCGCGCCCTGACACGCGAAATTCACCTCAGCGCCGAGCAATTTATCCTGCCGCTGTTTGTCCATGATGGGCAGGGCGATCAGGTGATTCAAACCATGCCGGGCGTTTTACGCCACGATTTGGCGGGCCTCTTGAACCGCGCCCAAGAAGCCTGGGAGCTGGGCATCCAGAGCATCGTCTTGTTCGGAATACCCGCACATAAAGACGCGCTCGGATCAGGAGCGCACGCTGAGCAAGGCATTATTCAGCGTGCCATCCGCGAAATAAAGGTCAGGTTCCCGGAGATGACCGTGATAGCCGATACTTGCCTTTGCGAATACACCGAACACGGCCACTGTGGGCCGCTGGTGCCGGACGGTCAGGGCGGCTGGACCGTCGACAACGACGCCGCCTTGCCGCTGCTGGCCCAAACTGCTGTGTCGCAGGCGCGGGCCGGAGCCGATATCGTTGCGCCGAGCGCCATGATGGACGGTCAGGTGGGCGCGATTCGCACGGCCCTAGACGCGGCAGGTTTCGAACACGTTCCGGTGATGGCTTACGCCGTCAAGTATGCCAGCGGTTATTACGGCCCCTTCCGCGAGGCGGCAGGCAGCACCCCCAGCGTCGGCAACAGGGCCAGCTACCAAATGGACCCAGCGGGCGGCTACCGTGAAGCGCTGCGCGAAGCCCGCTTGGACGTGAAGCAGGGCGCAGATTATTTGATGGTCAAGCCCGCACTGGCTTACCTGGACGTGCTGCGGGTGGTGCGCGACGCCTTTGACTTGCCGCTGGTGGCGTATAACGTCAGCGGCGAATACGCCATGCTCAAAGCCGCCGCCGCCGCCGGAATGCTCGACGAGAAACGTACGGTGCTCGAAACCCTGATTGCTTTTCGCCGCGCCGGAGCCGACGCCATCATGACTTATCACGCGCTGGACGCGGCACGCTGGCTGAGAGAAGACGCGGCAAATTAAACAAAGCAACGAATCACGAATTGGTGAATCACCCCTCAGTGAATCAACAGCCGCGCCGCCACCACCAACACGATAAAAGCGTAGACCACCTTGATAAAAGCGCTGCCGCGCAGCATCGCCATTTTTGCGCCCACATAAGCGCCCAGCGCGTTGGCTGCGCCCATCGGCAGGCCGATCCAGAAGATCATTTTGCCGCCTATCAAAAAGAAGATAAACGCGCCCGCGTTGGTGGCCAAGTTGATGGCTCGGGCGTTGCCGGATGACCGCACCAAGTTGAAGCCGGAAAGCGCGAAAAGAAACATCAAGAAAGTGCCGGTGCCGGGGCCGATAAAGCCGTCGTAAAGGCTAACCACTAGGGTGCCGGGCAAGATGAGAGCCAAGACCCGAGCGGTCAGGCCCGGATACTTGTCAGTGACGCCAAATTTTTTGCTGGTCAAAACCAGCGCTCCCACGCCCAAAATAATCACCGCCACCAGATTCTTGAAGATGTCAGGATTGACGAAATGCACCAAGTACGCGCCTATCGCGCTGCCGATCAGGGCCAGCGGCACCAACCGCAGCACCAGCGGCCACTCAATATGCCCAGAGCGCCCGTACTGCCAAGTGGAGCTGGCGGAGCCGAAAATGGCCAGCAGCTTGTTGGTCGCCACCGCCTGAGCAGGCGGCAAGCCCATAAAAATCAACGTGGGCAGCGTGATGGTGCCGCCGCCACCCGCCACCGCATCGATAAATCCGGCGAGGAAGGCCAGCGGCAGGCCGTAGAGAAGAACGCTAGGATCGGGCATCGCAGGAAAGTATAAAGGCAAGGCAGGGTGTGTAGCTCCCGCCTTGCCCCGCTGCGCCGCTCAGAATCTAAAAATTGTCAGCCGTTTTCACCGGCCGGCGATCTTGATGCGCCGCTCAAGCTGATCGGTGAAGGTGGTCATGACGGTAGTAAGGGCGAGGTAGACGGCCGCCACCGTGGTCAGCACTGGAATCGGCTGGAAGGTTTCGCTGCTGACCCGCTGCCCCGACAGCGTGAGTTCGACCAGCGCGATGGCTGAGGCCAGCGAGGAGTCTTTGAGCAGCGCCACCAAGTTGTTGACCAGCGGCGGCACCACCACCCTGAGCGCCTGCGGCAAGATGATGCTCGTCATGGTCTGCGCTCCGTTGAGGCCCAAGCTGCGGGCCGCCTCACCCTGTCCCCTGGGAATAGCCTGAATGCCCGCCCGGATGACTTCGGCGTTGTAAGCCCCGACGTTGAGCGAGAGGGCCACCACCGCCGACCAGAACTCGTCGAGCTGCACATTGATACCGATCTTTTGCAGCAAGGGCGGCAAAGCGTTGTAGACAAACAAAATCTGAACCAGCAGCGGCGTGCCGCGCACCAGCCAGACGAAAAAGCCTGCCGGTGCGCGGGTCACCCAAAGCGAGCTGGTTTTCATCAGTCCAGCCAACAAGCCAATCAAGAGGCCGATGACGCCCGAAACCACCGTCAGCAGCAAGGTGATGCGTGCGCCGTCGACAAATAAACTGGCGCGTGAGCCAATCGGTTCGGGCATCAGCTTGAGCACCACGCTGATCAGCAAAAACAACAAGTAAAAAGCCGCCGCTGCGCCGAGCAGCCAAGCGCCCAACGTCCAGCCGGCGAGAGGCGTTGAGCGGGGCGCAGCGGGCCTGGGGGACGGAGCGCTCACAACAGCTTCCCGCGAGATGAGTGGTTCTTCATTCGGCTCAGTATCTCACAGGCGCTAGGCGAAAAATGAAAAGCGCCCGTTTCCACAAAGGAAAACAGACGCCGACTTTTCAATTGATAAGCCTTGTGCCGCTGACTTTACTTGCAGCGAATATCTTGACCGAAGTATTGGTTGCTGAGCTTGGCGTAAACGCCGTTGTTTTCAAGCTTGGACAGGCTGGCATTGAGTTCTTTGGTGAGGCTCGTGTTGCCCTTCTTGACGGCCATCGCAATCTTTTCTTGAAACAACAGATCGCCCTGCACCAGCTTGCCCGGCACGGACTTGATGGCGTCCAGACCCAAGAACTTGTCACTGACCCAAGCGTCGGCGCGGCCTGACATCAGTGCGGCCTGAGCGTCGGTGTCTTTTTGGAAGGTCTTGACATCTTTAATGCCCTTGATCTTCTTGACATTGTCGAGGTAAGTCGTGCCGACTTGCACCACTACCGTTTTGCCCACCAGATCGGCAGCCGACTTGGGGCCGCCGGGCTTGCTGACTATCGCGCCGCCGGTGCAGTAGTGCGGATCTGAAAAGTCCACTGCTTTGGCCCGCTCAGGAGAAATGCCGTGCGAGGCGATCACGAAGTCGTAGCGGTCTTGGCCGAGGCCGATCAGCAAGTTGTCGAACGGCTGGGTAATCCACTCGACTTTGAGGCCGAGCTGCTTGGCAATCGCGTCGGCCAAATCTATTTCAAAGCCGGTCAGCTTTTTGCCTTCAAAGTAGTTAAACGGCTTGAAGGCTCCCTCGGTGGCAATTTTGATGGTGCCGGACGCCTTGATCTGATCCCAGGTACGGGCCTGCGCGGCGGACGCGAGTAAGGTCAGCGCGGTGAGGGCAAGGATGGTTCGTTTCATAGTGGGCCTCCTGATTCGGGCCAAGCCGACTTCCCTGTCTTGGGCGAGCGGCTCAGAAATGGTTACGCCGTCAATTTAGCGCATAGCGGTGAGGAGAAAGCAGCGCCGCGCATCAGCTGGGCGTCAGCGCTCCGCGCCGCATGTGCCCACCTCAAGCTCAAAAAAGCCGACCCCACGCGGGGGCCAGCTTCCTTTTGCCGTTTGCGCGGCAAACCACGCTATTAGTCGGTTGAAGCGACGATAACTTCTTTGGTGAGGCTGGTCTGGTTGGCCATATTGGTTTGGTTGCCTGCACGGCCCGCGACGCCTTCGTTGCTGTCGGCCTGACCACGGGTACCCATCGGCTGACCACGGTCAATCGCCATCTCGGTGACGGTATCAAAAGCGTGGAGGCGGACATTGTCGACCACCACGTCGACCACGTCGCCGGGCTTGATGTGAGCGTGGCCCTCGACTTTGGCGACCATGGTCTGGCCGTTGACTTCCAGCATGAAGTCGGTCTGTGCGCCCAGCGGCTCAACGACCAGCACCTTGCCCTGAAGCATATTTTCGCCCTCAGGAATATTGCTCATGCCGCGCACGCCGATATGCTCGGGGCGAATGCCCATGAAGACTTCCTTGCCTTCGTAGGCTTTGATGCTCTGGGCCAGCGGGCCACGCGGCGAGACTTTGGAATTGCCCACCACGAATTGCCCGTTTTGGATGCGGGCGGTCAGGAAGTTCATCGAGGGGCTGCCGATAAAGCCGGCCACGAACTTGTTCTGGGGGTAATCGTAGAGGTTGAGCGGCGAATCGACTTGCATCATCACGCCGTCTTTCATCACCACGATGCGGTTGCCCAGCGTCATGGCTTCGACCTGATCGTGGGTCACGTAGATGATGGTGGTGCCGAGGCGCTGGTGAATCTGGCTGATCTGCGAGCGCACTTCGACGCGCAACTTGGCATCGAGGTTGGAAAGCGGCTCGTCCATGAGGAAGACTTTCGGCTCGCGCACGATGGCGCGTCCCATCGCCACGCGCTGACGCTGACCGCCGGAGAGTTCTTTGGGCTTGCGGCCCAGCAGATGCTCGATCTGGAGGATCTTGGCGGCGTCGCGCACCCGCTTCTCGATTTCGTCTTTGGGGGTTTTGCGGAGCTTGAGGCCGAAAGCCATGTTCTCGTAGACGTTCATGTGGGGGTAGAGCGCGTAGTTCTGGAAAACCATGGCGATGTCGCGGTCTTTGGGCGGCACGTCGTTGACCACCCGGTCGCCGATTTTCAAGATGCCGTCAGAGATGTCTTCGAGCCCGGCAATCATCCGCAGGGTGGTGGATTTACCGCAGCCCGACGGCCCGACGAACACCATAAACTCGCCGTCAACCACATTGAGGTTGAAGTCGGAAACGGCGACGCTGTCTTTGCCGTAGCGCTTGTATACGTGTTCCAGAATGACATCTGCCATGATTGCGCCTACCTTTAGCCCCGTCTCTTCGCCGTGAGTATCCTCAGCGAATTGGGGTACATGAAAAGAGTGCTTATTGCTTCCGTTGTAGCCTTTGCGGACAACAGCAGTATAGCCAATCGGTAAAGGTTGTGACAAGACGCCTAGAGCGCATTTTCGGTTATAGCTGCGGCCCAGTTAGAAACGCAGTTCCCGCAGCGCCAGCCGCGCCGCCCAGTAGCCCGCCATGCCGTGAACGCCTCCACCTGGCGGCGTACTGGCGCTGCATAAGTACACCCCTTTCACGGGCGTGCGGTACGGCTGGGCGCTGAGCACCGGGCGCGAGAGCAGTTGCCCTAAGCTATTGGCCCCGCCGCCCACGTCGCCGCCGACCAGATTTGGATTCCACGCTTGCAAGGTGGCCGGCGTGCTGACCGAGCGCTGCAAGATCAACTTCGAGAAACCGGGAGCCGAGCGCTCGATCTGCGCTTCCAACTTGGGCAGGACGTCCTGCGAACTTGCGTTGGGAACGTGGGTATACGCCCAGACGGTGTGCTGGCCCGCTGGAGCGCGGCTGGGATCAAAGAGGGTGTGCTGGGCCAGCAGGACGTAGGGCCGCTGAGCGACTTTGCCGTGGGACGGGGCAGCCTCGGCACGGGTCAGGCTCACCAAATCGCCGCCCAGATGCACCGTCCCAGCGTGGGCCACCTGCGAATCTACCCACGGCAGCGGGCCGCTGAGGGCGTAGTCCACTTTGAAGGCTCCGGGGCCGTATCGGAAGCGGCGAAGCTGCGCGGCGTAGCGCTCCGGTAATTGCCCCTCAGCCAGCTTGAGCAGCGCGGGCGGCCCCATGTCCAGCAAAGTGATGTCGGCGGTGGGCAACTCACGCAGGTGGTCAACAGGATGGCCCAGCGTGATTTCGCCGCCCAGGAACTTGAAGTAACCGAGCAGCGCCGAAGCCAACTCGCCCGCGCCGCCCTGCGGAAACGGCCAGCCGCGTGCGTGGGCCGCGCCGCCGAGCATCAACCCAAACGCAGTCGTGGCCGGACTGGTCAGCGGCAGGGTGCTGTGGGCCGCCAGACCGCCCAGCAGGGCGCGGGCCTTCTCCGTGCGGAAGAGCTTCGCCAGCAGTGTGATAGGCGGCAGAGCGCGAATCCCGAAGCGGGCCAGCAAAATGGGATGCGCCGGAAGATGCAGCAGCGGCCTGAGAAACTCGCCCATCAAATCATCCCAGTTCTCGACCAGCGGGGCCATTAAGCGGCGGTACAGCGGGCCGTCTTCGCCCAGGCCGTCGGCGGTTTCGTCGAGGCTGCGGTGAAGCAGGGCCGCTCCACCGAGCAGCGGGT
The sequence above is drawn from the Deinococcus detaillensis genome and encodes:
- a CDS encoding TspO/MBR family protein produces the protein MIGIPRQITLVLATLLTLLMNYLSNALPLFGNSNGEISDLLPNAFTPAGLTFAIWGVIFLGLLAFAVYQALPGQRGPRYDALFWPYLLANLLNVGWLVAFQSLHFGLSVVVMLALLGSLIWLYLRLKELDLKGGEALALGIPTSLYLGWIAVATIANVTAWLVSLGFTAGLAGLSGPVWSALLVVVASGVGAFLLRTNRDFAVMGVILWAYYGVYLARPQELTVTLGLVLGVVVLLAAAFAKRGKPGSGARRLSA
- the holA gene encoding DNA polymerase III subunit delta, producing the protein MILAFSGNRFLIEEAARESLAQRGLHLRDLPRLGGEDVTPPQLAPLLAPSLFGESAALVDLEGVRPDKALLEVLATPGALVVVLDPLGAATRVKHYQQHGEHVAVPSPSKTGEVAGWVTARAKASNLKLAKEAALYLAEVFGTDLAGIAAELNKLAFLAGPPSGSFGRELVQQVVGRETPGDSFVMLGAATSGRPAEALGQLRRLLSSGEDPFKLMGVVVWQYSLVARSAALLQGGGRVSETEAAQRLGVKPYPAKKALEVARKLTEGQVRSHLSRILEADLAMKRGLDVEAVMERLLVELSL
- a CDS encoding serine/threonine-protein kinase; this translates as MSALSRHSSVITPTITVANPVVLGVRGGVRLERGCWQGHEVFVKSLSSSDPDFRVRFHHEGRVVQRLMHPAIVPLLAHTQEQLVFPFIEGCSLRELLDSRRLSVAEAVSVTQGVLTAARFFHAQGVTHHDLKPENVMLLGGVASAECVRVADFGMAHDKRLKDDLHAGTRMGTPQFMAPEQFQGVRGDARSDLYAAGGLLFDCLAGEPPHPDALGWLVGLSSERLPLPGPNELHPVIERALQRDPAQRPQTAQQMAALLSEAWAAIFSPSTLHREQRRLKKTHA
- the hemB gene encoding porphobilinogen synthase, which produces MSAPSPFQRPRRLRRTAALRALTREIHLSAEQFILPLFVHDGQGDQVIQTMPGVLRHDLAGLLNRAQEAWELGIQSIVLFGIPAHKDALGSGAHAEQGIIQRAIREIKVRFPEMTVIADTCLCEYTEHGHCGPLVPDGQGGWTVDNDAALPLLAQTAVSQARAGADIVAPSAMMDGQVGAIRTALDAAGFEHVPVMAYAVKYASGYYGPFREAAGSTPSVGNRASYQMDPAGGYREALREARLDVKQGADYLMVKPALAYLDVLRVVRDAFDLPLVAYNVSGEYAMLKAAAAAGMLDEKRTVLETLIAFRRAGADAIMTYHALDAARWLREDAAN
- a CDS encoding TSUP family transporter; translation: MPDPSVLLYGLPLAFLAGFIDAVAGGGGTITLPTLIFMGLPPAQAVATNKLLAIFGSASSTWQYGRSGHIEWPLVLRLVPLALIGSAIGAYLVHFVNPDIFKNLVAVIILGVGALVLTSKKFGVTDKYPGLTARVLALILPGTLVVSLYDGFIGPGTGTFLMFLFALSGFNLVRSSGNARAINLATNAGAFIFFLIGGKMIFWIGLPMGAANALGAYVGAKMAMLRGSAFIKVVYAFIVLVVAARLLIH
- a CDS encoding amino acid ABC transporter permease, with amino-acid sequence MSAPSPRPAAPRSTPLAGWTLGAWLLGAAAAFYLLFLLISVVLKLMPEPIGSRASLFVDGARITLLLTVVSGVIGLLIGLLAGLMKTSSLWVTRAPAGFFVWLVRGTPLLVQILFVYNALPPLLQKIGINVQLDEFWSAVVALSLNVGAYNAEVIRAGIQAIPRGQGEAARSLGLNGAQTMTSIILPQALRVVVPPLVNNLVALLKDSSLASAIALVELTLSGQRVSSETFQPIPVLTTVAAVYLALTTVMTTFTDQLERRIKIAGR
- a CDS encoding ABC transporter substrate-binding protein, whose amino-acid sequence is MKRTILALTALTLLASAAQARTWDQIKASGTIKIATEGAFKPFNYFEGKKLTGFEIDLADAIAKQLGLKVEWITQPFDNLLIGLGQDRYDFVIASHGISPERAKAVDFSDPHYCTGGAIVSKPGGPKSAADLVGKTVVVQVGTTYLDNVKKIKGIKDVKTFQKDTDAQAALMSGRADAWVSDKFLGLDAIKSVPGKLVQGDLLFQEKIAMAVKKGNTSLTKELNASLSKLENNGVYAKLSNQYFGQDIRCK
- a CDS encoding ABC transporter ATP-binding protein, which translates into the protein MADVILEHVYKRYGKDSVAVSDFNLNVVDGEFMVFVGPSGCGKSTTLRMIAGLEDISDGILKIGDRVVNDVPPKDRDIAMVFQNYALYPHMNVYENMAFGLKLRKTPKDEIEKRVRDAAKILQIEHLLGRKPKELSGGQRQRVAMGRAIVREPKVFLMDEPLSNLDAKLRVEVRSQISQIHQRLGTTIIYVTHDQVEAMTLGNRIVVMKDGVMMQVDSPLNLYDYPQNKFVAGFIGSPSMNFLTARIQNGQFVVGNSKVSPRGPLAQSIKAYEGKEVFMGIRPEHIGVRGMSNIPEGENMLQGKVLVVEPLGAQTDFMLEVNGQTMVAKVEGHAHIKPGDVVDVVVDNVRLHAFDTVTEMAIDRGQPMGTRGQADSNEGVAGRAGNQTNMANQTSLTKEVIVASTD
- a CDS encoding phytoene desaturase family protein, coding for MSLSVRSTLSANVVGSGPNGLAAAIVLARAGLRVRLWEGQGEAGGATRSGPLTLPGFVHDLGSAIHPLAISSPFFRELPLHAFGLHWIQPEVPLAHPLLGGAALLHRSLDETADGLGEDGPLYRRLMAPLVENWDDLMGEFLRPLLHLPAHPILLARFGIRALPPITLLAKLFRTEKARALLGGLAAHSTLPLTSPATTAFGLMLGGAAHARGWPFPQGGAGELASALLGYFKFLGGEITLGHPVDHLRELPTADITLLDMGPPALLKLAEGQLPERYAAQLRRFRYGPGAFKVDYALSGPLPWVDSQVAHAGTVHLGGDLVSLTRAEAAPSHGKVAQRPYVLLAQHTLFDPSRAPAGQHTVWAYTHVPNASSQDVLPKLEAQIERSAPGFSKLILQRSVSTPATLQAWNPNLVGGDVGGGANSLGQLLSRPVLSAQPYRTPVKGVYLCSASTPPGGGVHGMAGYWAARLALRELRF